A stretch of DNA from Desulfosarcina ovata subsp. ovata:
TGCTTTAATGCAGCCGTGTGAAATACAACATCGGCGCCACGCATAACACGAGTCAGTTTATTCACATCACGGATATCCGATAGGTAAAATGCAGCGTTATTATGCTTCAAAAATCGCTGTTCCAAAAAAAACAGCTCACTTTCATTATTATCAATTCCTGTTAATTCGGCGATCTCGTAATGTTTCAATAATTGGCGAACCAGTTCACTCCCTATTGTTCCACATGCACCAGTAACAAATACACGCTTACCGTTTAAATTGTTCGGCAATTGAAAGCCCCTTTTAGTAATGAGTAGCTTATTAATAAAGAATCCACCCTTAGCACTACAGCGAAACATTGATGTTATGAGAGTTGGCCAACATGATCCGTTTTTTCCTGTGTGACGTATACGCAATCAAATTACGGCGCAGGTGATATTGAACAATTTCATACATCCCCTCGGAACTCAGCGACCTGAGAGGAAGTACTACAGATAGTATTTTGCGAACCAAGGGAACCGTCAACAACGGAGTTTTTTTTAAAGCGCAATCTCATCCGCAGCATAAAGTGCAAGGCCAAGAATACGAAGGTCATGTGCCGATGCCAGGCGGGCCAGGAACGGTGTTCGTAGCAATCCATGCCAACCTGACTTTTGCCTTCCTGAAAGCACTGTTCAATTGGCCAGCGCATAGTAGAAGCTTTCACCATTTCGGAACGAGAAATTTTTTTGGGAGCATTGGAAATGGCGTATCTGATTTTACCATCGTCGTTTTGTCGAAAGAAAAGCCATTGTTGATCACCTGCCGGCAATCCGTCGCGAGACATATAAACGCGAATGCGAGCCACCTTGGCGATGATGGGTCCCTTGGCACCCTCGGCAACAACGACCGTCTTCCAGGACAGGCGACCGGACTTAGCGATTTCGGATACGGTTCTCGGCTTGGGTTGACCTGGTAATACTTTCTCTTTGGTGGGATGACGGCCATGCCCTTTATATGGCGGGATGCCCACTTTTGGCTTTTTTGTGAAAACCTGGGTATTGGACTTGATTGCGGCAAAGTAAAGCAGATCCTTGGGCAAGGCGTTTAAAAATTCTATGTCACTGCCAAAGGCGGCATCGGCGCCGACCCACTTTGCAGGGTAGTATTTCGCTGCGACAATCTCATTGATTAGTCTTAAGGCAATCTGCTGCTTGGTTTCAAAAACGAGATCTTCGGGGACCATGTTGAACCGGCGTCGCTTTTCCTGCTCGGGAGAAAACCAGCTTTCCGGCATATACAACTGGCAATTGAGCAGGCCATATCCCTTATCGCTTGAGTAGCCAATAAAGACACCGGATTGGCAGTTCTCTGTTTTTCCCAACGGACCACAATACTGCCGAGCCACACCGACCGATTCTTTGCCTTTTTTGGGAAAATCGCTGGGATCGACGGTAATCATTCCATCGGGGGCGGCGATCAACGGCGCCAACATTTCCTGATGAACTCGCAGCATGGTGTCATGGTCCCAACGACCGTTCTTCATGAACATCTGCAGGGAGCGGACAGATTTTTGATCGAGAAATTCAAGCGCGATCGGTTCCACGGATTTGGCTTCGGCATTGCTCATGAGTCCGGAAAAATAGGCTAATCCCAGACGGTGATGTTCGGAGCGTCCGTAAGCATCATGAAAGCATTGATGAAAATCGACGAGCTCTTTTGCAATCGTTTCGAGATCAAAGGGATCGAGATTCAAATCGGCAGTAAGTTGCGGATGCCATCGACAATGTTCTAAAAGCATGACCAACGCCTCCACTTTGGTTTGGGTGGAAGGGCGATCACACGAAAGGGCGGGCTGTTGTCGGCAATCGATAATTTGTCTGAAGTTCGGGTCTAAAACATAAAGGTAAACCTCCTTTGGGTTGCCATGATAGCGATATCCTTTGCCTTGTTTGGTACTGCCCTGCGTAGGCCCAATGTGCTGCCAGTTGGCGGCTTTATAGCAGGTGCCTGCAAAGTAGCGGTTGTCGACAAACGTTTCCAGAAGCAGGAGTCGATGACTGAAATGGCGTAGCCAATCCGCAGGCAACCGCGCGATATTGAGGGCCAAAACATGCGATGCCAGATTATGTAACTGAACCCAGGGCAGGATCAAAAAACGGCTGTTGGCTGCCAGTTGGTGCAGATGCTGTTTTCGTTGCTCCGGAGACCAACCGATAAAACGATCTCTTGCGGACAGTTTCAATGCCGGCGCGCTCCACGACAAACCAGCGACAGGACGGTCTTTTAAAAAAGCCAAGTACTTGAGCCGATGTCCCAGAAGCCGCCGATATCCTAAATAGTGGTGCTGACGGACCCATCGATCCCACAATGGTTCCCAGTCCGAACCACTGACGGGTACAACTTTGGCCGGGCCAAAATCCTTTATGGTTCCGGCTATTGCATCGGTGTTGAACGTAGGCGGAACCGGCGGCAAAATATCATTTTGTTTTTGAGCTATTTGCATAGCGGCAATGGTGTTGTTAACGGTAAAACGCGACTCCACGGCAGCGGAAAGAACCGCTTTCAAGCCGACGAACGAACAATGTGCAACGCCGTAGCTTCGATTGATCGCCCTGTTAATTGGAAGCATACATGCTTTTGATTTAATTGTCTACAGCTATCTTGCGCTGTAGTGTTAGAAAGGGTGGTATTGGGTTAACCCCTAAAAGGGGGTAAGTTTGCCTTGCCCCCAAAGGGGACAAGGAATGTAGAGTTGTCCCCTTGGATCATTTAAAACAGGCTTCTCTGTTCCATCCGTCTTTCTTGGGTCTCTTGGTATTTGACATACTTACGAATCATCTCGGAATCTAATCCGACGGTATCCACGCAATACCCTTCGGTCCAAAAATGATTGCCCCAATAGGGGCGTTGCTTCAGTTCTTTGAACTTGTTGAAAACCCTGATCGCTGATCGACCTTTCACCATACCGCAGTAGTCCGAGACTGACACCTTGGGTGGAATCATCGCCAGCAGATGAATATGATCCGGTTGGATATTCATCTCCACGATCTCTATTTCCTTTTGCTGGGAAAATACCCTGATGCAGTTGCCCACTTCATGGCCAACATTTCCCGTCAAGATGCGATGACGATACTTGGGAACCCATACAATATGGTATTGGCAGTGCCAAATGGTATGTGATAATTTTCTGAAGCGGCTCATTGCTATCTCCTTTGGCTGATGTTGTGGGGACAACTCTCAGCTCTGGGGTAGCAGTGAGCCGTTCAAATGGCAAAGCCGTTGAACTCTGACCATGCCCAAAGTGCATGGTTTTCTGCTCCGCAATAAATCTATTTCAAAGTTTCGGTATATCGGGACAACTCTATATATACTTCATCGCCCAAAAAGACTTGAGAGGTGTCTACCTTCGATTGGGCCAGACAAGCGCAACAGTCATCGCCAGAAAGATACCCAGAACAACGGACAATACAAGAATCATCTCCGCTTTGGGAGGCAGCAAACTCGTTTTTATCTTTTCCGGGGATCCAAATGGTTTAAAAAAATCACCATAGAGTTGCCGGCAGGCTTCACGGGCAGAGGTCAGCAACGAAGTATACTCTTTGATCAAAAAGACATATTCTGTCTTGGCCTTATTGATAAACTCATCTTGATGCGTCATTTTAAAATTTATCTGAGCCCTGTCAAGATCAGTTTGCAACGCCGCTTTTTGACTCACCAAGTTGCGGCGTTCTTTAAACATTGTTTGAAGGAACTCAGACAATGACGCCTGGTTGGCCAGTTCAATAAGTTGATTAAAGGAGTTATCCGTCAATTGCAGGTTTTCGGTGCGCCCGTTAGTTTGAATATTCTCAGGAGAGACACCACGTAATTCTTTGATATCAATAAGGATACGATCATATTCGCCGATATTCCGATCCAACTCCGCGATCTTCAAATGTGTTTCGATCAAAAAGCTTTCTGAAGATGCGTCATGAGTGGAAAACAATTCAGAAAAAATCGGGCGAAAATAAATTTCATCATACTGTCCTAACCTGCTCGACAGATCCGCTCCATTTAATCCGGCCTCACTGGTAATCGCCTTTAGCCTCTGGTCTTTATTTAAAATATCAACACCACGCGCAAGGCGTTGTAACGTTTTGCGCGCAGAAAGGATATCAGCAGTCGTCTTCAAAGGATTTTTCATTTCATCTGATACAACCGTCACGTTATCCAGGTCTGTATCTACAAACACCCGGTATTTCTCGGTAAAAACCTTACTCCAGGATATAGGCAGGGCATTAGCCAAAACAATTCCCTGATCAGCTGTCAGCCCCAAGGCAGTATGATCAATTGTAATTCTGAGACCCATTTGTGATGTGCTTTGCAATTTTTGCTTATATTCATCGTTTATCCTGTCTATTTCGGTTGCTGATAATTTTTTATTGGCCAGCTTTCCTTGATACTTTTTATGCAAACCGGCACTAATCGGAGAACCGAATTCGACACTTATCGACTTACGGAGTTTATCATCAACTGTGAGTCCGAGTGTTTCTGCTGCCCTGGTAACTACCTCTGGAAGCAACAGGTCCTGCGGGGAAAATTCAGAACCATTTGGATAGGTTGATTTTTCGATTCCCTTAAGTTGAACAAAATAAACGATTGGAGTGGATGTCCGAATGGCAGAAGCAAAGAGAAAACTCACTGCCAACAGCAAAAAAATAATCGGTATAATCACCAGCAAACCGCGACGATGCCAAAGTTTACTGATGATATCGGTAATTGAGATCTCATCCTCATTTAGATCTTCGTATAAAGTTGCTTGCTGCGACTCTTTCATTTCGAGCAGTCTCCTTTTCTCATTTATTTTTCGATTCTTCAAAGTGCGTCGGGTTGGTAGGGGTGCAGGCGGTGCCATCGAAAATATAATCCGTAGAAATGTGAATCAGGCGGCTGCCGGTATTTTTTGCCGCCACAGCCAGGTTTTCCGGACCGGTGGCGTTGACTGCGAAAGCAAGTTCGGGCTCCTCCTCCGCCTTATCCACATCTGTCTTTGCCCTAAAATAACTCTTTACTGCTTTGCATATGATGTATATACTTCGAATACTC
This window harbors:
- a CDS encoding sugar nucleotide-binding protein encodes the protein MDKAEEEPELAFAVNATGPENLAVAAKNTGSRLIHISTDYIFDGTACTPTNPTHFEESKNK
- a CDS encoding IS701 family transposase; translated protein: MLPINRAINRSYGVAHCSFVGLKAVLSAAVESRFTVNNTIAAMQIAQKQNDILPPVPPTFNTDAIAGTIKDFGPAKVVPVSGSDWEPLWDRWVRQHHYLGYRRLLGHRLKYLAFLKDRPVAGLSWSAPALKLSARDRFIGWSPEQRKQHLHQLAANSRFLILPWVQLHNLASHVLALNIARLPADWLRHFSHRLLLLETFVDNRYFAGTCYKAANWQHIGPTQGSTKQGKGYRYHGNPKEVYLYVLDPNFRQIIDCRQQPALSCDRPSTQTKVEALVMLLEHCRWHPQLTADLNLDPFDLETIAKELVDFHQCFHDAYGRSEHHRLGLAYFSGLMSNAEAKSVEPIALEFLDQKSVRSLQMFMKNGRWDHDTMLRVHQEMLAPLIAAPDGMITVDPSDFPKKGKESVGVARQYCGPLGKTENCQSGVFIGYSSDKGYGLLNCQLYMPESWFSPEQEKRRRFNMVPEDLVFETKQQIALRLINEIVAAKYYPAKWVGADAAFGSDIEFLNALPKDLLYFAAIKSNTQVFTKKPKVGIPPYKGHGRHPTKEKVLPGQPKPRTVSEIAKSGRLSWKTVVVAEGAKGPIIAKVARIRVYMSRDGLPAGDQQWLFFRQNDDGKIRYAISNAPKKISRSEMVKASTMRWPIEQCFQEGKSQVGMDCYEHRSWPAWHRHMTFVFLALHFMLRMRLRFKKNSVVDGSLGSQNTICSTSSQVAEFRGDV
- the tnpA gene encoding IS200/IS605 family transposase; its protein translation is MSRFRKLSHTIWHCQYHIVWVPKYRHRILTGNVGHEVGNCIRVFSQQKEIEIVEMNIQPDHIHLLAMIPPKVSVSDYCGMVKGRSAIRVFNKFKELKQRPYWGNHFWTEGYCVDTVGLDSEMIRKYVKYQETQERRMEQRSLF